One genomic region from Stutzerimonas decontaminans encodes:
- a CDS encoding HIT family protein has translation MFVLDSRLEQDTLLLGNFPLCRLLLMNDAQYPWFILVPRREEVSELFQLDAADQQALWRETTSLAETVKDTFGADKMNIATLGNMVGQLHMHVIARRRDDVAWPAPVWGRHPAKVYTEEQVAAIKNKLKLVLTNDFRFGE, from the coding sequence ATGTTCGTTCTCGATTCACGCTTGGAGCAGGATACTTTGCTGCTTGGTAACTTCCCGCTCTGTCGGTTGTTGCTGATGAATGATGCGCAGTACCCCTGGTTTATTCTGGTTCCTCGGCGTGAAGAGGTCAGCGAGCTGTTCCAGCTTGATGCTGCAGATCAGCAGGCGCTTTGGAGGGAAACCACTTCGCTGGCTGAGACGGTCAAGGACACCTTTGGTGCGGACAAAATGAACATCGCTACGCTCGGCAATATGGTCGGGCAGCTGCATATGCATGTCATTGCGAGGCGGCGCGATGATGTGGCGTGGCCGGCTCCAGTGTGGGGGCGGCATCCTGCCAAGGTTTACACTGAGGAACAGGTGGCCGCTATCAAAAACAAGCTCAAGCTAGTACTGACCAACGACTTCCGCTTCGGAGAATGA
- a CDS encoding SlyX family protein has protein sequence MTMDLESRVMDLETRLAFQDDTIQALNDVLVEQRRVVERLQFQLQALATRQEEMQGATGNDEDEAPPHY, from the coding sequence ATGACCATGGATCTAGAGTCGCGAGTGATGGATCTGGAGACACGGCTGGCGTTTCAGGACGACACGATCCAGGCATTGAACGATGTTCTCGTTGAGCAGCGGCGGGTCGTGGAGCGCTTGCAGTTCCAGCTACAAGCGCTGGCAACGCGCCAGGAGGAAATGCAGGGCGCGACGGGGAATGACGAAGACGAGGCGCCGCCGCACTATTGA
- a CDS encoding cold shock domain-containing protein: MLKIVHVLAGVIALLLSFAPSLRGALPLLLQPEALCLLMLGLLNVQFAPSAQLIDARTRPTLVAASALLLLSVALQSFIVLASLPQIAGQPATLASLLLALVAVLLHLATPRVQRKQTKPIRTTAGTAKPSAPGREAGTVKWFNTSKGFGFISRDSGDDVFVHFRAIRGEGHRVLIEGQRVEFSIMMRDKGLQAEDVVPVEPGR; encoded by the coding sequence ATGCTGAAGATCGTCCATGTTCTAGCGGGCGTCATTGCCCTGTTACTGTCCTTTGCTCCCAGCCTGCGCGGCGCTTTGCCGCTTCTGCTGCAACCTGAGGCGCTGTGCCTGCTGATGCTCGGCCTGCTGAACGTTCAGTTTGCTCCCTCCGCCCAACTGATCGATGCCCGGACCCGACCTACACTCGTCGCCGCGTCCGCCTTACTGCTACTCTCCGTGGCCCTGCAGTCCTTCATCGTGCTCGCATCGCTGCCGCAGATTGCCGGCCAACCCGCTACGCTCGCCAGCCTGCTGCTCGCTCTGGTCGCAGTACTGCTGCACCTGGCCACACCTCGAGTGCAGCGCAAGCAGACTAAACCGATCCGCACGACTGCCGGCACGGCTAAGCCTTCGGCGCCAGGCCGCGAGGCCGGCACCGTTAAGTGGTTCAATACATCCAAGGGTTTCGGGTTTATCTCCAGAGATAGCGGAGATGATGTTTTCGTGCACTTCCGCGCCATCCGCGGAGAAGGACATCGCGTCCTGATCGAAGGCCAGCGCGTGGAATTCAGCATCATGATGCGTGACAAGGGGCTTCAGGCCGAGGATGTCGTCCCAGTAGAACCAGGCCGCTAA
- a CDS encoding Dps family protein — MEINIGIAEQDRAAIAEGLSRLLADTYTLYLKTHNFHWNVTGPMFNTLHTMFETQYTELAIAVDDIAERIRTLGFPAPGTYAAYARLSSIKEEEGVPSAQEMIKLLVEGQEAVVRTARGIFPLLDKVNDEPTADLLTQRMQSHEKTAWMLRSLLSA; from the coding sequence ATGGAAATCAACATCGGCATCGCCGAACAGGACCGGGCAGCCATCGCAGAGGGCCTGTCCCGACTGCTCGCCGACACCTACACCCTGTACCTGAAGACCCATAACTTTCACTGGAACGTTACTGGTCCGATGTTCAACACGCTGCATACCATGTTCGAAACCCAGTACACCGAACTCGCCATCGCGGTGGATGACATCGCTGAACGCATTCGCACCTTGGGCTTCCCGGCTCCCGGCACCTACGCAGCCTATGCTCGCCTAAGCTCGATCAAGGAAGAAGAAGGCGTACCTTCTGCCCAGGAAATGATCAAGCTGCTGGTGGAAGGCCAAGAAGCGGTCGTGCGCACCGCACGCGGTATCTTCCCACTGCTGGACAAGGTAAATGACGAACCAACAGCCGACCTGCTGACCCAGCGCATGCAGAGCCACGAAAAGACTGCCTGGATGCTGCGCAGCTTGCTGTCAGCCTAA
- the aspS gene encoding aspartate--tRNA ligase, translating to MMRSHYCGQLNESLDGQEITLCGWVHRRRDHGGVIFLDVRDREGLAQVVFDPDRAETFATADKVRSEYVVKITGKVRLRPAGAVNPNIASGAIEVLGYELEVLNDAETPPFPLNEYSDVGEETRLRYRFIDLRRPEMAEKLKLRSRITTSIRRYLDENGFLDVETPILGRPTPEGARDYLVPSRTHAGNFFALPQSPQLFKQLLMVAGFDRYYQIAKCFRDEDLRADRQPEFTQIDIETSFLDEADIIGITEGMIRKLFKEVLDLEFGEFPHMPFEEAMRRYGSDKPDLRIPLELVDVADQLNAVEFKVFSGPANDPKGRVAALRVPGAASMPRSQIDDYTKFVGIYGAKGLAYIKVNERAKGVEGLQSPIVKFIPEDNLNVILDRVGAVDGDIVFFGADKAKIVSEALGALRIKIGHDLKLLTCDWAPLWVVDFPMFEENDDGSLSALHHPFTAPKCTPQELEANPAAALSRAYDMVLNGTELGGGSIRIHRKEMQQTVFRILGIDEAEQEEKFGFLLDALKFGAPPHGGLAFGLDRLVMLMTGAQSIREVIAFPKTQSAADVMTQAPGAVDNKALRDLHIRLREQPKAE from the coding sequence ATGATGCGCAGCCACTATTGCGGCCAACTGAACGAAAGCCTGGACGGCCAGGAAATCACTCTTTGCGGCTGGGTACATCGCCGTCGTGACCACGGCGGGGTGATCTTCCTCGACGTGCGTGACCGTGAGGGCCTGGCTCAGGTGGTCTTCGATCCGGATCGCGCTGAAACCTTCGCGACAGCCGACAAGGTGCGTAGCGAGTATGTGGTGAAGATCACCGGGAAGGTGCGCCTGCGCCCGGCTGGCGCGGTGAACCCGAACATCGCTTCTGGTGCTATCGAAGTCCTGGGTTACGAGCTGGAAGTTCTGAACGATGCGGAGACACCGCCGTTCCCGCTTAACGAGTACAGCGATGTAGGTGAAGAGACGCGTCTGCGCTATCGCTTCATCGACCTGCGCCGTCCGGAAATGGCCGAGAAGCTCAAGCTGCGTTCGCGTATCACCACCAGCATTCGCCGCTACCTGGACGAAAATGGCTTCCTGGATGTGGAAACCCCGATCCTTGGTCGCCCGACACCCGAAGGTGCGCGTGACTATCTGGTTCCCAGCCGTACCCACGCCGGCAACTTCTTCGCTCTGCCGCAATCGCCGCAGCTATTCAAGCAGCTGCTGATGGTTGCGGGCTTCGATCGCTACTACCAGATCGCCAAGTGCTTCCGCGACGAAGACCTGCGCGCTGATCGCCAGCCCGAGTTCACCCAGATCGACATCGAGACCAGCTTCCTCGACGAAGCGGACATCATCGGTATCACCGAAGGCATGATCCGCAAGTTGTTCAAGGAAGTGCTGGACTTGGAATTCGGCGAGTTTCCGCACATGCCGTTCGAGGAGGCCATGCGCCGTTACGGCTCGGACAAGCCCGACCTGCGCATCCCGCTGGAGCTGGTGGACGTTGCCGATCAGCTCAACGCCGTTGAGTTCAAGGTGTTCTCCGGTCCGGCCAATGACCCGAAAGGCCGCGTTGCCGCGCTGCGCGTCCCGGGTGCGGCGAGCATGCCGCGCAGCCAGATCGACGATTACACCAAGTTCGTTGGCATCTATGGGGCCAAGGGCCTGGCCTATATCAAGGTCAATGAACGCGCGAAGGGCGTCGAGGGCCTGCAGTCCCCGATCGTCAAGTTCATCCCGGAAGACAATCTCAACGTGATCCTCGATCGCGTCGGTGCGGTCGATGGCGACATCGTCTTCTTCGGTGCCGACAAAGCGAAGATCGTTTCCGAGGCCCTGGGGGCGCTGCGCATCAAGATCGGTCACGACCTCAAGCTGCTGACCTGCGACTGGGCGCCGCTGTGGGTGGTCGACTTCCCGATGTTCGAAGAGAACGACGATGGTTCGCTTAGCGCGCTGCACCATCCGTTTACCGCGCCGAAGTGCACGCCGCAGGAGCTCGAGGCCAATCCGGCTGCGGCTCTATCGCGTGCCTACGACATGGTGCTCAATGGCACCGAGCTGGGCGGCGGTTCGATCCGTATCCATCGCAAGGAAATGCAGCAGACCGTGTTCCGCATTCTTGGCATCGATGAAGCCGAGCAGGAAGAGAAGTTCGGCTTCCTCCTCGATGCGCTGAAATTTGGTGCTCCGCCACATGGCGGCCTGGCCTTCGGCCTAGATCGCCTGGTGATGCTGATGACCGGTGCGCAGTCCATTCGTGAAGTAATTGCTTTCCCGAAAACCCAGAGTGCGGCGGACGTGATGACCCAGGCGCCGGGTGCGGTGGACAACAAGGCGTTGCGCGATCTGCATATTCGTTTGCGCGAGCAACCAAAGGCGGAGTAA
- a CDS encoding YebC/PmpR family DNA-binding transcriptional regulator — translation MAGHSKWANIKHRKERQDAKRGKIFTKLIRELTVAAKHGGGVPADNPRLRLAVDKALTANMSRDVIDRAIARGAGSSEADNMTELSYEGYAPSGVAIIVEAMTDNRNRTAAEVRHAFSKNGGNLGTDGSVAYMFDRKGQISYAPGVDEDALMEAALEAGADDVVSQEDGSVEIYTSFADFLSVNEALTQAGFKGDEAEVAMIPSIMAPITDVETAQKVLRLIDALEDLDDVQNVYHNAEISDEIMQQLG, via the coding sequence ATGGCTGGTCATTCCAAATGGGCCAATATCAAGCACCGCAAAGAGCGCCAGGACGCCAAGCGGGGCAAGATCTTCACCAAACTGATCCGCGAGCTGACCGTGGCGGCCAAGCATGGCGGTGGCGTACCGGCGGACAATCCGCGTCTGCGTCTGGCTGTGGACAAGGCGCTGACGGCCAACATGTCGCGTGACGTCATTGATCGCGCCATCGCGCGGGGTGCAGGCTCCAGCGAAGCGGACAACATGACCGAGCTGAGCTACGAGGGTTATGCGCCGAGCGGCGTGGCGATCATCGTCGAGGCCATGACCGATAACCGCAACCGCACTGCGGCGGAAGTGCGTCACGCCTTCAGCAAGAACGGCGGTAACCTCGGCACTGACGGCTCGGTCGCCTACATGTTCGATCGCAAGGGTCAGATCAGCTATGCGCCCGGGGTCGATGAAGACGCGTTGATGGAAGCGGCGCTGGAGGCGGGGGCCGACGACGTGGTCAGCCAGGAGGATGGGTCGGTCGAGATCTATACCAGCTTCGCGGATTTCCTTTCGGTCAATGAGGCGCTGACGCAGGCGGGCTTCAAGGGAGACGAGGCCGAAGTGGCGATGATTCCATCGATCATGGCGCCGATCACCGACGTCGAAACCGCGCAGAAGGTGCTTCGCTTGATCGATGCGCTGGAAGATCTGGACGACGTGCAGAACGTTTACCACAACGCGGAGATCTCCGACGAGATCATGCAGCAGCTGGGCTAA
- the ruvC gene encoding crossover junction endodeoxyribonuclease RuvC: protein MTLILGIDPGSRITGYGVVRDTGRGCEYVASGCIRTGTGELPDRLRAVFSGVSEVIRTYGPVTMGIEQVFMARNADSALKLGQARGAAIVAGAEAGLQIAEYTATQVKQAIAGTGGADKQQVQMMVMHLLKLLEKPQIDASDALAIALCHAHHRQSLIPHGLIGAKRRGGRLRL, encoded by the coding sequence ATGACGCTGATTTTGGGTATCGATCCCGGCTCTCGAATTACCGGTTACGGCGTAGTACGGGATACCGGTCGCGGTTGTGAATACGTCGCCTCCGGTTGCATTCGCACCGGCACCGGCGAGCTGCCTGATCGCTTGCGTGCTGTGTTCAGTGGCGTGAGCGAGGTCATTCGAACCTATGGCCCGGTAACGATGGGCATTGAGCAGGTATTCATGGCGCGTAATGCCGATTCGGCACTCAAGCTCGGTCAGGCCCGTGGCGCGGCCATCGTCGCTGGGGCGGAGGCGGGATTGCAGATTGCCGAGTACACCGCGACACAGGTCAAGCAAGCCATCGCCGGAACGGGCGGAGCCGACAAGCAACAGGTGCAGATGATGGTCATGCACCTGCTCAAGCTTCTGGAAAAACCACAGATCGATGCTTCTGACGCGTTGGCCATTGCCTTGTGCCATGCGCATCATCGACAAAGCCTTATTCCCCATGGCCTGATCGGGGCCAAGCGGCGGGGCGGGCGGCTGCGTCTGTAG
- the ruvA gene encoding Holliday junction branch migration protein RuvA: protein MIGRLRGTLAEKQPPHLILDVNGIGYEVEVPMTTLYRLPAIGEPVTLHTHLVVREDAQLLYGFSEKRERELFRELIRLNGVGPKLALALMSGLEVDELVRCVQAQDTSVLVRIPGVGKKTAERLLVELKDRFKAWESMPAIATFVVEPGSKTAVTSAENDAVSALISLGFKPQEASRAVSAIQEDDLSSEEMIRRALKGMV from the coding sequence TTGATCGGACGTTTACGCGGTACGCTGGCGGAGAAACAACCGCCGCATCTGATTCTCGACGTCAACGGCATCGGCTATGAGGTTGAAGTGCCAATGACGACGCTATATCGGCTGCCGGCGATCGGCGAGCCGGTAACCCTGCATACCCATCTGGTCGTGCGCGAAGACGCGCAGCTTCTTTATGGATTCTCCGAGAAGCGCGAGCGCGAGCTGTTTCGCGAACTGATCCGCTTGAACGGCGTGGGTCCCAAGCTGGCGCTGGCGTTGATGTCAGGGCTGGAAGTCGATGAGCTGGTGCGCTGCGTACAGGCGCAGGATACGTCGGTCCTGGTGCGTATCCCGGGCGTTGGCAAGAAGACCGCCGAGCGACTGCTGGTGGAGTTGAAGGATCGTTTCAAGGCGTGGGAGAGCATGCCCGCCATTGCGACCTTCGTGGTTGAACCTGGAAGCAAAACGGCAGTCACAAGCGCCGAGAATGATGCGGTCAGTGCGTTGATCTCCCTGGGCTTCAAGCCGCAGGAAGCCAGCCGCGCGGTGTCCGCGATACAGGAAGATGATTTGAGCAGTGAAGAAATGATCCGCCGCGCCCTCAAGGGCATGGTGTAA
- the ruvB gene encoding Holliday junction branch migration DNA helicase RuvB, protein MIEADRIVTAGSRDRDEQLDRAIRPLKLAEYIGQPVVREQMDLFIRAAKGRQEALDHTLIFGPPGLGKTTLANIIAEEMGVSIKSTSGPVLERPGDLAALLTNLEAGDVLFVDEIHRLSPIVEEVLYPAMEDFQLDIMIGEGPAARSIKLDLPPFTLVGATTRAGMLTNPLRDRFGIVQRLEFYSTEDLATIVSRSAGILGLPTEPEGAFEIARRARGTPRIANRLLRRVRDFAEVRGRGEITRQIADLALNMLDVDERGFDHQDRRLLLTLIEKFDGGPVGIDSLAAAISEERHTIEDVLEPYLIQQGYIMRTPRGRVVTRHAYLHFGLNLPKRMSDAPTPDLFDGDIV, encoded by the coding sequence ATGATCGAAGCGGATCGTATCGTCACCGCGGGCAGTCGTGATCGCGACGAGCAGCTGGATCGCGCCATTCGGCCGCTCAAGCTGGCCGAATACATCGGGCAGCCTGTCGTGCGCGAGCAGATGGATCTGTTCATTCGCGCCGCCAAGGGCCGTCAGGAAGCGCTCGATCACACCCTCATCTTCGGCCCGCCCGGCTTGGGCAAGACTACGCTGGCAAACATCATCGCTGAAGAGATGGGTGTGTCGATCAAGAGCACATCCGGTCCCGTGCTTGAGCGGCCTGGCGACCTCGCTGCCCTGCTGACCAATCTGGAAGCGGGCGATGTGCTGTTCGTCGACGAGATCCATCGCCTTTCGCCCATTGTTGAAGAAGTGCTGTATCCGGCGATGGAGGATTTTCAGCTGGATATCATGATCGGCGAGGGCCCTGCGGCGCGTTCGATCAAGCTGGACTTGCCGCCGTTCACTCTGGTCGGGGCGACCACCCGTGCGGGCATGCTGACTAACCCGCTGCGCGATCGATTCGGTATCGTCCAGCGTCTGGAGTTCTACTCCACCGAAGATCTGGCCACCATCGTCAGTCGCTCGGCTGGCATCCTGGGTCTGCCGACCGAGCCCGAGGGGGCGTTCGAGATTGCTCGGCGGGCACGAGGAACCCCTCGAATTGCAAATCGCCTACTACGTCGCGTGCGTGATTTCGCCGAGGTGCGCGGTCGCGGCGAGATCACGCGACAGATCGCCGATCTCGCGCTGAACATGCTCGATGTCGACGAGCGAGGGTTCGATCATCAGGACCGCCGGCTGCTGCTGACGCTGATCGAAAAGTTCGATGGTGGTCCAGTGGGCATCGACAGCCTGGCCGCGGCGATCAGCGAAGAGCGCCACACCATCGAAGACGTGCTCGAGCCGTACCTGATTCAGCAGGGCTACATCATGCGTACGCCGCGGGGCCGAGTCGTGACCCGGCATGCCTACCTGCACTTCGGACTCAACTTGCCCAAGCGCATGAGTGACGCGCCGACGCCGGATCTCTTCGATGGCGACATAGTTTGA
- the ybgC gene encoding tol-pal system-associated acyl-CoA thioesterase produces MRAQAGAEIFTHRCRVYYEDTDAGGIVYYVNYLKFMERARTERLRSLGFAQSQLAGEDLLFVVHSVEARYRAPARLDDELLVTAEVVELNRASLRFRQQVRRAVDDVLLCEGQVLVACVRAESLKPRAIPEALRAAFAGSGLSPAGE; encoded by the coding sequence ATGCGCGCGCAAGCCGGAGCTGAAATCTTCACCCACCGCTGTCGAGTCTATTACGAGGACACCGATGCGGGCGGCATTGTCTACTACGTCAATTACCTCAAATTCATGGAGCGAGCTCGTACCGAGCGGTTGCGCAGTCTGGGATTTGCCCAGTCGCAGCTTGCTGGTGAGGACTTGCTGTTCGTCGTGCATTCGGTCGAGGCACGCTACCGTGCCCCGGCTCGCCTGGATGACGAGTTGCTGGTTACGGCCGAGGTGGTTGAGTTGAATCGTGCCAGTCTGCGTTTTCGCCAGCAGGTCCGGCGTGCGGTAGATGATGTTCTGCTTTGTGAGGGGCAGGTGCTGGTGGCCTGCGTACGTGCCGAAAGTTTGAAACCCCGAGCCATTCCCGAAGCGCTGCGTGCCGCCTTCGCGGGGTCGGGTCTATCCCCTGCAGGAGAGTAA
- the tolQ gene encoding protein TolQ, producing MEANVDHMSMWSLISNASFVVQLVMLILVGASVTSWILIFQRGNMLRAAKRALDTFEERFWSGIDLSKLYRQAGSNPDPDSGVEQIFRAGFKEFSRLRQQQGVDPDAVMDGVNRAMRVAISREEEKLEQSLPFLATVGSTSPYIGLFGTVWGIMNSFRGLAQVQQATLATVAPGIAEALIATAIGLFAAIPAVIAYNRFAARGEMLIGRYYTFADEFQAILHRKVHTTED from the coding sequence GTGGAAGCCAACGTCGATCACATGTCCATGTGGAGCCTGATCAGCAACGCCAGCTTCGTGGTGCAGCTGGTCATGCTGATACTTGTAGGCGCTTCGGTGACCTCATGGATCCTGATTTTCCAGCGCGGCAATATGCTGCGCGCAGCGAAACGAGCGCTCGATACCTTCGAGGAGCGCTTCTGGTCGGGTATCGATCTGTCCAAGCTTTATCGTCAGGCGGGTAGCAATCCTGACCCGGATTCGGGCGTCGAGCAGATCTTTCGCGCAGGCTTCAAGGAGTTCTCCCGCCTGCGCCAGCAGCAGGGTGTCGATCCTGATGCGGTGATGGATGGTGTCAATCGCGCCATGCGCGTGGCCATTTCCCGCGAAGAGGAAAAGCTCGAGCAGAGCTTGCCATTCCTCGCTACCGTCGGTTCCACCAGCCCTTACATCGGCCTGTTCGGCACCGTCTGGGGGATCATGAACTCTTTCCGCGGTCTTGCTCAGGTTCAGCAGGCAACGTTGGCTACCGTGGCGCCGGGTATCGCCGAAGCGCTGATCGCTACGGCGATCGGTTTGTTTGCCGCGATTCCTGCGGTGATCGCCTACAACCGTTTCGCTGCGCGCGGCGAGATGCTCATCGGTCGTTACTACACCTTTGCCGATGAGTTCCAGGCCATTCTCCACCGCAAAGTTCACACCACCGAAGACTGA
- the tolR gene encoding protein TolR, translated as MARIRNRRKPVAEMNVVPYIDVMLVLLVIFMVTAPMLNQGVKVDLPKVSSEALPQDNDKQVLTISIKADKTYYWNVGSEVDTESKGNEAVALADMTQAVVAIMRQRPDTQVFIRGDRAVDYGSVMAAMGGLQEAGVGNVGLITEAP; from the coding sequence ATGGCCAGAATCCGCAACAGACGCAAGCCCGTCGCCGAGATGAATGTGGTGCCTTACATCGATGTGATGCTGGTACTGCTGGTCATCTTCATGGTGACGGCGCCGATGCTCAATCAGGGTGTCAAGGTCGATCTGCCAAAGGTCAGCAGCGAGGCCTTGCCGCAGGATAACGACAAGCAGGTGTTGACCATCTCCATCAAGGCCGACAAGACCTACTACTGGAACGTCGGCAGCGAGGTCGACACCGAGAGCAAAGGTAACGAAGCCGTCGCGTTGGCTGACATGACGCAGGCGGTAGTCGCCATCATGCGTCAGCGCCCGGATACCCAGGTGTTCATCCGTGGCGATCGGGCCGTGGATTACGGCTCTGTCATGGCTGCCATGGGTGGTCTGCAGGAAGCCGGCGTCGGTAATGTCGGCCTGATCACCGAGGCACCTTGA
- the tolA gene encoding cell envelope integrity protein TolA, producing the protein MQQRDSSPSQSYFWPTVLAVGLHAIIFGMLFVSFSMTPELPPSKPIVQATLYQLKSQSQATTQTNQKIAGEAKKTAAKQFESEQMEQRKVEQEKQAAAARAAEQKKAEEARKADAAKAAADKAAAAKKAEEAKKVEQQKQADIAKKKAAEELAKQKAAEEAKKKAAEEAKRKAAEDAKKKAAAEAAKKKAAEDAKKKAAADAARKAAEDKKAQALAELLSDTTERQQALADTHGDQVAGNFDDLIRLRAAEGWTRPPSARNNMTVQLQVNMLPDGTITNVSVSRSSGDVPFDNSAVAAVKNIGRLTEMQGLSPQDFQPYRSFKMTFTPEDLAL; encoded by the coding sequence ATGCAGCAGCGTGACTCGTCGCCTTCGCAGAGCTACTTCTGGCCGACCGTGCTGGCGGTCGGCCTGCACGCCATCATCTTCGGCATGTTGTTCGTCAGCTTCTCGATGACGCCCGAGCTGCCGCCTTCCAAGCCGATCGTCCAGGCTACCCTGTACCAGTTGAAGTCCCAGAGTCAGGCAACGACGCAGACCAACCAGAAGATCGCGGGCGAAGCGAAGAAGACCGCTGCCAAGCAGTTCGAGAGTGAGCAGATGGAGCAGCGTAAGGTCGAGCAGGAGAAGCAGGCCGCTGCCGCTCGCGCTGCGGAACAAAAGAAGGCTGAAGAGGCTCGAAAGGCCGATGCGGCGAAAGCGGCAGCCGATAAAGCTGCTGCGGCGAAGAAGGCCGAAGAGGCAAAAAAGGTCGAGCAGCAGAAGCAGGCCGATATCGCCAAGAAGAAAGCGGCCGAAGAGCTGGCCAAGCAAAAGGCGGCAGAGGAGGCGAAGAAGAAGGCCGCTGAAGAAGCCAAGCGTAAAGCGGCGGAAGACGCCAAGAAGAAAGCTGCAGCCGAAGCGGCCAAGAAAAAGGCAGCCGAAGACGCTAAGAAGAAGGCGGCAGCCGATGCAGCGCGCAAGGCGGCAGAGGACAAGAAGGCTCAAGCATTGGCCGAGCTGCTCTCGGACACAACCGAGCGTCAGCAGGCGCTGGCTGATACCCACGGTGATCAGGTTGCGGGCAACTTCGATGATCTGATCAGGCTGCGCGCGGCAGAAGGTTGGACGCGTCCGCCTTCGGCGCGTAACAACATGACCGTGCAACTGCAGGTAAACATGCTTCCAGATGGCACCATTACCAATGTCAGCGTGTCGCGCTCCAGCGGTGACGTGCCATTCGACAACTCTGCGGTTGCCGCAGTTAAGAACATCGGTCGGCTGACAGAAATGCAGGGGCTGAGCCCGCAGGACTTTCAGCCTTACCGGTCCTTCAAAATGACATTCACGCCTGAGGATCTTGCGTTGTGA
- the tolB gene encoding Tol-Pal system beta propeller repeat protein TolB, which yields MINSLRGLLVLLCCLAGMAVAQEKNIVVTSGADRAIPIAVVPFGWQGGTVLPEDMAEIVGNDLRNSGIFQPIPRQNMISMPTRGSEIIYRDWKALGAQYVMVGNIEPAGGRLQVRYEVFNVTTEQQVMTGTVGGSPDQLRDMAHHAADQSFEKLTGIKGAFSTRLLYVTVERLGGANTRYTLQRSDYDGARAVTLLQSREPILSPRYSPDGRRIAYVSFEQKRPRIFIQHIDTGRREQITNFEGLNGAPAFSPDGNRLAFVLSKDGNPEVYVMDLGSRQIQRLTNHYAIDTEPFWGADGQTIYFTSDRAGKPQVYKQRLGSNSAERVTFVGNYNANPKLSADEKTLVMIHRQDGYTNFKVAAQDLQRGNLRILSDTSLDESPTVAPNGTMLIYATRQQGRGVLMLVSINGRVRLPLPTAQGEVREPSWSPYLN from the coding sequence GTGATCAACTCCCTTCGAGGTCTACTTGTCCTGCTCTGCTGCCTGGCAGGAATGGCGGTGGCGCAGGAAAAAAATATTGTCGTAACCAGTGGCGCCGACCGCGCGATTCCGATCGCGGTGGTGCCGTTCGGCTGGCAGGGCGGCACCGTACTGCCAGAAGATATGGCGGAGATCGTCGGCAACGATTTGCGCAACTCCGGCATTTTTCAGCCGATTCCGCGGCAGAACATGATCAGCATGCCGACCCGCGGCAGCGAGATCATCTATCGCGACTGGAAGGCCCTAGGCGCCCAGTACGTCATGGTCGGCAATATCGAGCCGGCGGGTGGCCGACTGCAGGTCCGCTACGAGGTGTTCAACGTGACCACCGAGCAGCAGGTCATGACCGGGACGGTCGGCGGCTCTCCGGATCAGCTGCGCGACATGGCTCACCACGCAGCAGATCAGTCGTTCGAGAAACTCACCGGCATCAAGGGCGCGTTTTCGACTCGTCTGCTTTATGTCACCGTCGAGCGGCTGGGTGGTGCGAACACTCGTTACACGCTGCAGCGCTCCGACTATGACGGCGCGCGCGCCGTAACCTTGCTGCAATCACGTGAGCCGATTCTCTCCCCGCGTTACTCGCCGGATGGTCGCCGTATTGCCTACGTTTCGTTCGAGCAAAAGCGTCCGCGCATCTTCATCCAGCACATCGACACCGGCCGGCGCGAGCAGATCACTAACTTCGAAGGCCTGAACGGCGCGCCTGCATTCTCTCCTGATGGCAATCGTCTGGCCTTCGTGCTGTCGAAGGACGGCAATCCCGAGGTCTACGTCATGGATCTCGGCTCGCGCCAAATACAGCGCCTGACCAATCACTATGCGATCGATACCGAACCCTTCTGGGGGGCGGACGGTCAGACGATTTACTTCACCTCCGACCGCGCTGGGAAGCCGCAGGTCTACAAACAGCGGTTGGGCAGCAATTCGGCCGAGCGTGTGACATTCGTTGGCAACTACAATGCCAACCCGAAGTTGTCGGCTGATGAAAAGACACTGGTCATGATTCATCGGCAGGACGGCTACACAAACTTTAAGGTTGCTGCTCAAGATTTGCAGCGCGGCAACCTGCGGATACTTTCGGATACCAGTCTGGATGAGTCGCCCACTGTTGCGCCTAATGGCACCATGCTAATCTACGCCACCCGCCAGCAGGGCCGGGGAGTCTTGATGCTCGTGTCCATCAATGGACGCGTTAGGCTCCCGCTTCCTACAGCTCAAGGCGAAGTCCGAGAGCCGTCCTGGTCCCCTTACCTGAACTGA